One Terriglobia bacterium genomic region harbors:
- a CDS encoding phosphatidylglycerophosphatase A, producing the protein MENITLPVSARSMTDRVAILIATGIGAGYSPIAPGTAGSALSVGLWLALRRWFPAALYMPAHLGWILALTLLGIWASTRSESWFQEVDPHQTVIDEVIGQQIAYFGLLSPALPWKSLALGFLLFRLFDVWKPYPIRKIQDLHGGTGIVLDDVGAGLYAFVVLLGVRWLLHW; encoded by the coding sequence GTGGAGAACATTACCCTACCCGTAAGCGCCCGTTCGATGACCGATCGGGTGGCGATCCTCATTGCGACGGGCATCGGCGCCGGCTATTCTCCCATCGCCCCCGGAACGGCCGGGTCGGCCTTGTCGGTGGGACTGTGGCTTGCTTTGCGACGCTGGTTTCCCGCTGCCCTTTACATGCCCGCGCACCTTGGGTGGATCCTTGCTCTGACCCTCCTCGGGATCTGGGCCTCCACGCGCAGCGAATCCTGGTTTCAAGAGGTCGATCCACATCAGACCGTCATCGATGAAGTGATTGGACAGCAGATTGCCTATTTCGGCCTTCTCTCCCCTGCACTCCCCTGGAAATCGTTGGCCCTTGGCTTTCTTCTCTTTCGATTGTTCGATGTCTGGAAGCCCTACCCGATCCGCAAGATCCAGGATCTGCATGGGGGGACGGGCATTGTGTTGGATGACGTCGGCGCCGGACTTTATGCTTTTGTCGTTTTGCTGGGGGTGCGGTGGTTGCTTCATTGGTAG